A region of Candidatus Hydrothermales bacterium DNA encodes the following proteins:
- a CDS encoding iron-containing alcohol dehydrogenase, whose product MRPLNLFLPVKYFFGKGIFEEKLKEIIPILGKKTLVVTGKNFARKYGYLEKIKNIFEELKLDFIHFDKISPNPKTFEIEEAAKLARFLNVDSVLGFGGGSVMDAVKAISLLVKNEGSIWDYTMMQKSPKNEVLNFCLVPTTFATGSELNSTSIVSNLEEKRKWGIFDEKIFPKFSIVDPLLSSTLDMEYLSLCSIDIITHMLEPFVTSTVEGEIIKGVAKFYTKKTIESIKTLVRDPKNITARENLHLLSGLALTGIATRGIGGFHEMHWLEHIVSGFYDNVPHPAGLSILLIPWIKYRWNKNSFNLKELFSYLMEKDEVNLNDILAYLDELYNDLNLPRSFKKYGIKENDIEDFLREYNFLTEKFKRFFPERIEERDLIKIFSETLL is encoded by the coding sequence TTGAGACCTTTAAACTTATTTCTACCTGTTAAATACTTTTTTGGTAAAGGAATTTTTGAGGAAAAACTTAAGGAAATTATACCCATTTTAGGTAAAAAAACTTTAGTTGTTACTGGAAAAAATTTTGCAAGAAAATATGGGTATTTAGAGAAGATTAAAAATATATTTGAAGAGTTAAAATTAGATTTTATTCATTTTGACAAAATATCACCGAATCCAAAAACTTTTGAAATAGAGGAGGCGGCAAAGCTTGCAAGGTTTTTAAATGTAGATAGCGTGCTTGGTTTTGGTGGTGGTAGTGTAATGGATGCAGTAAAGGCTATTTCACTTCTTGTTAAAAATGAGGGGAGTATCTGGGATTATACAATGATGCAAAAAAGTCCAAAAAATGAAGTTCTCAATTTCTGCTTAGTTCCAACAACTTTTGCAACCGGCTCTGAACTAAATTCTACTTCAATAGTATCAAATTTAGAAGAAAAAAGAAAATGGGGTATCTTTGATGAAAAAATTTTCCCAAAGTTTTCTATTGTAGATCCCTTACTTTCAAGTACACTCGATATGGAATATCTTTCACTTTGTTCAATTGATATAATTACTCACATGCTTGAACCCTTTGTTACTTCTACGGTAGAGGGTGAGATAATAAAGGGTGTTGCGAAGTTTTATACCAAAAAAACAATAGAGTCAATAAAGACGCTAGTAAGGGATCCAAAAAATATAACTGCAAGAGAAAATTTACACCTTTTATCTGGTCTTGCCCTAACAGGAATAGCTACAAGAGGTATCGGAGGATTTCATGAGATGCATTGGCTTGAACACATTGTTTCCGGATTTTATGATAACGTTCCTCATCCCGCAGGTTTATCAATTCTTCTTATACCTTGGATAAAATATAGGTGGAATAAAAATAGTTTTAATTTAAAAGAACTTTTCTCATATTTAATGGAAAAGGATGAGGTTAACTTAAATGATATCTTGGCATATCTAGATGAGCTTTATAATGATTTAAATTTACCGAGAAGTTTTAAAAAATATGGGATTAAAGAAAATGATATTGAAGATTTTTTGAGGGAATATAATTTTTTAACTGAAAAGTTTAAAAGATTTTTCCCTGAAAGGATAGAGGAGAGGGATCTTATAAAGATTTTTAGCGAAACCTTACTTTGA
- the glmS gene encoding glutamine--fructose-6-phosphate transaminase (isomerizing): protein MCGIVGYIGNKDINSVILVGLEKLEYRGYDSAGFASIVNGKLFVRKKVGRINELSKLLNGVPIPSKVGIGHTRWATHGKPTEENAHPHVDCKGIFAVVHNGIIENFRDLKKKLEKKHRFISNTDTEVIPHLLEENYRGDFLESVIKSVNKLKGSFALAIINVFHPDILIGVKKGSPLIVGIGKNENIIASDIPAILSHTRKVISMDDNEIAVLGEKRVEFYDFNGRRKKRRYIVVEWEEDMVEKRGYPHFMLKEIHEQPRIIEENLMRVLDENERVRVLQNEAKDILLKAEQVIIQAAGTSFHAGLYGKSLFQKFLKTFTECELSSEFRYGELVSSKRTVCIGISQSGETADTLAGIRKAKEFGIPIISLVNVKNSTIDRESDYTVYLNAGPEIGVASTKAYTSQLFYLLLISIEVGLLKGYVTEREAKEIIENLKKIPDKMRFILGREEEISQVAKKYYNVKNMMFLGRGLLYPTALEGALKLKEISYIHATGYAAGEMKHGPIALLDKEFPVVAISPKNDLYEKMISNIEEVRARDAPVIAIGTLGDNNLKEMVEDFLPIPDTTYLLQPLISIVPLQLFAYHVALLRGCDVDKPRNLAKSVTVE, encoded by the coding sequence GTGTGCGGTATTGTTGGTTATATCGGTAATAAAGATATAAATAGTGTTATTTTAGTTGGATTAGAAAAATTAGAGTATAGGGGTTACGATTCTGCTGGTTTTGCCAGTATAGTAAACGGTAAGCTTTTTGTTAGAAAAAAAGTAGGTAGAATTAACGAGCTATCTAAGCTATTAAATGGTGTCCCGATACCCTCTAAAGTGGGAATTGGACACACAAGATGGGCAACTCATGGAAAACCAACAGAAGAAAATGCCCACCCTCATGTTGACTGTAAGGGAATTTTTGCAGTAGTACATAATGGTATTATAGAAAATTTTAGAGACCTAAAGAAGAAACTTGAAAAAAAACACAGATTTATCTCAAACACCGATACAGAAGTTATTCCTCATTTACTTGAAGAAAACTATAGGGGAGATTTTTTAGAAAGTGTTATAAAAAGCGTTAATAAGTTAAAAGGTAGCTTCGCCCTCGCTATTATAAACGTGTTTCATCCTGATATCCTAATAGGTGTAAAAAAAGGGTCTCCTTTAATTGTAGGTATCGGTAAGAATGAAAATATTATTGCCTCTGACATACCTGCTATTTTATCTCACACAAGGAAAGTAATAAGTATGGATGATAACGAAATCGCCGTTTTAGGTGAAAAAAGGGTAGAGTTTTATGATTTTAATGGAAGAAGAAAGAAAAGAAGATATATCGTTGTGGAGTGGGAAGAGGATATGGTTGAAAAAAGGGGTTATCCTCACTTCATGCTTAAAGAGATTCATGAACAACCTAGGATTATTGAAGAAAATCTGATGAGAGTTTTAGATGAGAATGAAAGAGTTAGAGTTTTACAGAATGAAGCAAAAGATATACTCCTTAAAGCAGAACAAGTTATTATTCAAGCAGCAGGAACAAGTTTCCATGCCGGGCTTTATGGAAAAAGCCTTTTTCAGAAGTTTTTAAAAACTTTTACAGAGTGTGAACTTTCATCTGAGTTTAGATATGGTGAACTGGTTTCGAGTAAAAGAACTGTCTGTATCGGCATATCTCAGTCAGGAGAGACAGCTGATACTCTTGCCGGTATTAGAAAAGCAAAGGAATTTGGAATACCGATTATTTCACTTGTTAACGTTAAAAATAGCACTATTGATAGGGAATCTGATTATACAGTTTATTTAAATGCAGGACCTGAGATCGGTGTTGCCTCAACAAAGGCCTATACATCTCAACTTTTTTATTTACTTTTAATTTCAATTGAAGTTGGACTTTTAAAGGGCTACGTTACAGAGAGGGAGGCTAAGGAAATAATTGAAAACTTAAAAAAGATTCCGGATAAGATGAGATTTATTCTTGGTAGAGAGGAGGAAATTTCACAGGTTGCAAAGAAATACTATAATGTTAAAAATATGATGTTTCTTGGAAGAGGTTTACTCTATCCTACAGCTCTTGAGGGTGCTCTAAAGCTAAAGGAGATTTCTTATATTCATGCAACAGGCTATGCAGCTGGGGAAATGAAACATGGTCCAATTGCCCTTTTAGACAAAGAATTCCCAGTTGTGGCAATTTCACCTAAAAACGATCTCTATGAAAAAATGATATCAAATATTGAGGAAGTGAGAGCAAGGGATGCACCTGTTATTGCAATTGGAACACTAGGTGATAATAACCTCAAAGAAATGGTGGAAGACTTTTTACCTATACCCGATACGACTTATCTTTTACAACCCCTTATTTCTATAGTACCTTTACAACTTTTTGCCTATCATGTAGCCCTTTTGCGTGGTTGTGATGTGGATAAACCTAGGAACCTTGCAAAGAGTGTAACTGTAGAATAA
- a CDS encoding pilus assembly protein PilP, with the protein MKNFLIIFLLIFFNGLILGCKGGERKIEVTETVPKPGFVLGQEIDTVKLKEEFLPKGYSYDPAGRRDPFASLIGKGYKREEEEVVDLSNLKLVGIMRGQKGNVALFEAPDGRSYIIRQGDAVRNGYVKSIGDKEVIVEITAYGVPITVKYELKREKIE; encoded by the coding sequence ATGAAAAATTTTTTGATTATTTTTTTATTAATTTTTTTTAATGGATTAATATTAGGGTGCAAGGGGGGAGAAAGAAAAATAGAGGTGACCGAAACCGTTCCAAAACCTGGTTTTGTTCTTGGTCAAGAGATTGACACCGTTAAGCTAAAGGAAGAATTCCTACCCAAAGGTTATAGCTACGATCCTGCTGGAAGAAGAGATCCCTTTGCCTCTTTGATAGGTAAGGGCTATAAAAGAGAAGAGGAGGAAGTTGTTGATCTATCTAACTTAAAGTTAGTTGGAATAATGAGGGGTCAAAAAGGAAATGTAGCTCTTTTTGAAGCTCCTGACGGAAGAAGTTACATAATAAGACAGGGGGATGCTGTGAGAAACGGTTACGTAAAAAGTATAGGTGATAAGGAAGTAATAGTGGAAATAACCGCCTATGGTGTACCTATTACAGTTAAATACGAGTTAAAGAGGGAGAAAATTGAGTAG
- the pilO gene encoding type 4a pilus biogenesis protein PilO, translating to MDKKLRFFLITAGIGVFLSLVYYFLIHTKDREYIKSLEAKHSEISKDLSAARMAASRLPQLEIEIKKLQYLWEKALRLLPPEEKPEEVITLLQQRGSQNNVKIINLTRNPPVSMGEYTELPYSLEVNANFHDLVKFISELSTLSRLVTVEGITITQTKDEERTCKASFVAKFYSAGTLPGASAPSPTREPRPVRAKGASR from the coding sequence ATGGATAAAAAATTAAGGTTCTTTTTAATTACAGCTGGTATCGGAGTCTTTTTATCTTTAGTTTATTATTTTTTGATCCACACTAAAGATAGAGAGTACATCAAAAGTCTTGAAGCAAAACATAGTGAAATTTCGAAAGATTTAAGTGCGGCAAGAATGGCAGCTTCTAGACTTCCTCAACTTGAAATAGAGATTAAAAAACTTCAGTATCTTTGGGAAAAGGCCTTGAGGCTTTTGCCTCCTGAAGAAAAACCTGAAGAAGTAATTACACTGCTTCAACAGAGGGGATCCCAAAACAACGTTAAAATTATTAATCTAACTAGAAACCCACCTGTCTCAATGGGCGAATATACAGAACTTCCTTATTCACTCGAGGTAAATGCGAATTTCCATGATCTTGTTAAATTTATCTCAGAACTTTCTACTTTATCAAGACTTGTAACAGTTGAGGGAATCACAATAACTCAAACTAAGGATGAAGAAAGAACCTGTAAAGCTTCATTTGTCGCCAAGTTCTATAGTGCAGGCACCTTACCTGGTGCTTCTGCCCCCAGCCCAACAAGAGAACCGAGACCTGTAAGGGCAAAAGGAGCGTCAAGATGA
- a CDS encoding PilN domain-containing protein codes for MIRINLLPPEEKVERGIKITLPPIGIYEVAGILILSLSLLWIFTSFSTSRAKIAILKEKIRRDSTELYTLREIQEKVKELEIKKSDFENKVNIAKRLLSTINTEVMILDEFSKALPDYVWVTFFQHTGSIIRIEGNSFSNIFIADFIQNLKSSPLFGEDIILEKIDVKKESETEYLTFTLQVPVTSFIGVSSGGGK; via the coding sequence ATGATAAGAATTAATCTATTACCACCTGAAGAAAAAGTAGAAAGGGGGATTAAAATTACTTTACCACCCATTGGTATCTATGAAGTTGCCGGTATACTTATACTTTCTCTTTCTCTTCTCTGGATTTTCACTAGTTTTTCCACTTCAAGAGCAAAAATTGCGATTTTAAAGGAAAAAATAAGAAGGGACAGTACAGAACTTTATACACTGAGAGAGATTCAAGAAAAAGTAAAGGAGCTTGAGATAAAAAAGAGTGATTTTGAAAACAAAGTAAATATTGCGAAGAGATTGCTTTCAACTATTAATACAGAAGTAATGATTTTAGATGAATTTTCTAAGGCTCTTCCTGATTATGTATGGGTAACTTTCTTTCAGCATACAGGGAGTATAATTAGAATTGAGGGTAATTCTTTTTCAAATATATTTATCGCGGACTTTATCCAGAACTTAAAGTCTTCCCCCCTTTTTGGTGAGGATATAATACTTGAGAAAATAGATGTAAAAAAAGAAAGTGAAACTGAGTATTTAACATTTACGCTTCAAGTGCCCGTAACAAGCTTTATTGGAGTTTCTAGTGGGGGAGGGAAATAA
- the pilM gene encoding type IV pilus assembly protein PilM, protein MIGKKRGLLGIDIGSSSIKISLLEGSKGNVKVKEIWKTDLPEEAIAEGEIIERDVVIEVLQRFIQERKPPIKNIATFIPNPRAISIKRVKMDKLPLDELKEQIKWQAEQYFGVDPTEISVDGDIVNPEVSETEVEVLIVAARNDAVTDYVHLIKSAGFIPRIIDVKVLALYNLFEFNYPEIAKNNDLKGILHIGKNFATMFFFIDTGPYLIRDIRTNLKSLINLMQEKLDLSYTDSLLILKGEKEVSSTFVYEVYRDYVSALSDEIRRIFPYLEKKDFPDVIYVSGGGTLIKDFTTNLSESLGVKVERLNPFERIDLPESFLELGSKEVIGALFAPSFGLSLRGIL, encoded by the coding sequence ATGATAGGTAAAAAAAGAGGGCTCTTAGGTATTGATATAGGATCTTCAAGTATTAAAATATCACTTTTAGAAGGATCTAAAGGTAATGTTAAAGTTAAGGAGATATGGAAAACGGATTTGCCTGAGGAAGCTATAGCAGAAGGGGAGATTATTGAGAGAGATGTAGTTATTGAGGTTTTACAAAGGTTTATTCAGGAAAGAAAGCCACCTATAAAGAATATAGCTACTTTTATACCAAATCCAAGAGCTATAAGCATAAAGAGAGTAAAGATGGATAAACTTCCATTAGATGAATTAAAGGAGCAGATAAAATGGCAGGCTGAGCAGTATTTTGGAGTCGATCCTACTGAAATATCAGTTGATGGAGATATAGTCAATCCTGAAGTAAGCGAGACAGAAGTTGAGGTTCTTATTGTAGCAGCAAGAAATGATGCTGTTACAGATTATGTACATCTAATTAAATCAGCAGGTTTTATTCCTAGAATTATCGATGTTAAAGTATTAGCCTTGTATAATCTCTTTGAATTTAACTATCCTGAGATTGCTAAAAATAATGATTTAAAAGGAATTTTGCACATTGGTAAAAACTTTGCTACAATGTTTTTTTTCATAGATACAGGCCCCTATTTAATTAGAGATATAAGGACAAATTTAAAAAGCCTTATTAATTTAATGCAAGAAAAGCTTGATTTGTCATATACTGATAGCTTACTCATACTAAAGGGAGAAAAAGAAGTTTCTTCAACATTTGTTTATGAAGTTTATAGAGATTATGTTTCTGCATTATCTGATGAAATTAGAAGAATTTTCCCTTACTTAGAGAAAAAGGACTTTCCTGATGTTATTTATGTCTCAGGAGGAGGTACTCTTATAAAGGACTTTACAACAAATCTTTCAGAATCCCTTGGAGTTAAAGTTGAGAGATTAAATCCCTTTGAAAGAATCGACCTTCCCGAGTCATTTCTTGAACTTGGTTCTAAAGAAGTCATAGGAGCATTATTTGCTCCTTCTTTTGGTTTATCATTAAGGGGGATACTATGA
- a CDS encoding prohibitin family protein, whose translation MVELIFVIILIWVFLYLLYRFAFKTVLTEKSGEILPVRKIEITPIIILIILSFFITIYVVLSFRQVPLGYVLITFNILTKEYGLKTEGLQFVPRIIYKTHLYNIRRQEYTMTARKGESEKKDIDDSLWSPTKEGLQIGLDLTCWFRIPPENVIKIHKEIGPDYNEKVIRPAIRSEVRHTISSYSVIEIYSSRREEIQREIEEKVRKRLEKDGFLIEAVFLRDVHFTPDFAKAIEEKQIAQQEAERMEYLLEKERKEAERKRIEAKGKADAIKIISEELRKNPLYINYLFVDKLSDKVKVVISDKGTILNLQSLDEK comes from the coding sequence ATGGTAGAACTAATTTTTGTTATTATTCTTATATGGGTTTTTCTTTATTTACTTTATAGATTTGCTTTCAAAACTGTATTAACTGAAAAGTCCGGTGAAATTTTACCAGTTAGAAAGATTGAAATAACACCAATTATTATCTTAATTATCTTGTCTTTTTTTATTACTATTTACGTAGTATTAAGTTTCAGACAAGTCCCCCTCGGTTACGTTCTTATTACCTTTAACATACTCACAAAGGAATACGGACTAAAAACAGAGGGTTTACAGTTTGTACCAAGGATAATATATAAAACACACCTTTACAATATAAGAAGACAAGAGTATACAATGACTGCAAGAAAGGGAGAGAGTGAAAAAAAGGACATCGATGACTCTCTATGGTCTCCAACAAAAGAGGGCCTTCAAATAGGTCTTGATCTTACCTGTTGGTTTAGAATACCACCCGAAAATGTGATAAAAATTCACAAGGAAATAGGCCCAGATTACAACGAAAAAGTTATAAGACCAGCAATAAGATCTGAAGTAAGACACACTATATCCTCTTACTCAGTTATCGAGATATATTCTTCAAGAAGAGAAGAAATACAAAGAGAAATTGAAGAAAAAGTGAGAAAGAGATTGGAAAAGGATGGTTTCCTTATTGAAGCTGTTTTTTTAAGAGATGTTCATTTTACACCAGACTTTGCTAAGGCCATAGAGGAAAAACAGATAGCCCAGCAGGAGGCTGAAAGAATGGAGTATCTCCTTGAAAAGGAAAGAAAGGAGGCTGAAAGAAAAAGAATCGAAGCAAAAGGAAAAGCAGATGCTATAAAGATTATAAGTGAAGAACTTAGAAAAAATCCCCTATACATAAATTATCTATTTGTTGATAAACTTTCTGATAAAGTCAAAGTGGTAATATCTGATAAGGGAACAATTCTTAATTTACAATCCCTTGATGAAAAGTAA
- a CDS encoding acetyl-CoA carboxylase biotin carboxyl carrier protein subunit: MKSKIEDLPGTPLKVLIKNNRFLSFYLEKRGDYFHIYFPFGSFMLTRIKKQEEKERKEEIGKIISPMSGKIIKVFKKEKEEVKENEPLCVIEAMKMQNEIKSKREGKIKKIFVEEGKIVKKGDILFVIE, encoded by the coding sequence ATGAAAAGTAAAATAGAGGATCTGCCTGGAACACCACTTAAAGTATTGATCAAAAATAATAGATTTTTAAGTTTCTATTTAGAAAAAAGAGGGGATTACTTTCATATATACTTTCCCTTTGGATCCTTTATGCTTACAAGAATCAAAAAACAGGAGGAAAAGGAAAGGAAAGAGGAAATAGGTAAGATAATTTCACCCATGTCAGGAAAAATTATCAAAGTTTTTAAAAAAGAAAAGGAAGAAGTAAAGGAGAACGAACCATTATGTGTAATAGAGGCAATGAAAATGCAAAATGAGATTAAATCTAAAAGAGAAGGAAAAATCAAAAAAATTTTTGTAGAAGAGGGCAAAATCGTTAAAAAAGGCGACATTTTGTTTGTAATAGAATGA
- a CDS encoding methylmalonyl-CoA mutase family protein translates to MNNKIFYTKEDLKKYEFLEGDLKPGKYPFTRAIYEEMYTKKLWTMRQYSGFGTPEETNERFKKMIKEGQTGLSLAFDLPTQLGLDPDHTLSKGEVGRVGVSVWSVDSMRRVLKDIEIDKISLSMTINATAGILLAFYLAIAEERGIPKDKLRGTIQNDILKEFAARGNYIYPVKESMRLNIDVIEFSLKNLPNFYPISVSGYHFREKGASAVQEVAFTIADAIEYVKGTVERGIDPDTIGRRITFFFSSHNNFFEEIAKFRAARRVWAIIMKEKFGAKDEKAMHMRFHTQTAGSTLQAQSPILNIIRVTSQAMAAILGGTQSLHTNSFDEALSLPTEESALIALRTQQILAYETGIAEVTDPLGGSFYVEALTRKIEEEVFSLLKEIEERGGAAECVEKGLFQKWIEENAYLEQKSIEEKKKIIVGLNAFRSEKDQKVKIFKIKSRGERDEMRRIKEFRKKRDKKLVEEKLEMLKEKAQSKENLMEAIIDCVKANCTLGEISYELEKIWKRV, encoded by the coding sequence ATGAATAACAAAATTTTTTATACTAAAGAAGATCTTAAGAAATACGAATTTTTAGAGGGCGATTTAAAGCCCGGGAAGTATCCATTTACAAGAGCTATCTATGAGGAAATGTACACAAAAAAGCTCTGGACAATGAGACAGTACTCTGGATTTGGGACTCCGGAGGAAACAAACGAAAGGTTTAAAAAAATGATAAAGGAGGGACAAACAGGACTATCTCTTGCCTTTGATTTACCAACTCAACTTGGTCTTGACCCTGACCATACTCTTTCAAAGGGAGAAGTGGGAAGAGTGGGAGTCTCCGTTTGGAGCGTTGATTCAATGAGAAGAGTTTTAAAAGACATTGAGATTGATAAGATCTCACTTTCTATGACCATAAACGCTACAGCCGGCATTTTGTTAGCCTTTTACTTGGCAATCGCTGAAGAAAGAGGTATTCCAAAGGATAAACTCAGAGGAACAATTCAAAACGACATTTTAAAGGAATTTGCTGCAAGAGGAAATTATATCTATCCCGTAAAGGAATCTATGAGACTTAATATCGATGTTATCGAATTTTCACTGAAAAATCTTCCCAATTTTTATCCTATATCAGTAAGTGGATACCACTTTAGAGAAAAGGGAGCAAGTGCTGTACAAGAGGTTGCCTTTACTATAGCTGATGCTATTGAGTATGTAAAGGGGACTGTTGAAAGAGGAATTGATCCAGATACCATAGGAAGAAGGATAACCTTCTTTTTTTCTTCCCACAATAATTTCTTTGAGGAAATTGCAAAATTCAGAGCTGCAAGGAGAGTATGGGCTATTATAATGAAGGAAAAGTTCGGAGCAAAAGATGAAAAGGCAATGCATATGAGATTCCACACCCAGACAGCTGGCTCTACACTGCAGGCACAGTCCCCTATTTTAAATATAATAAGAGTGACTTCTCAGGCAATGGCTGCTATTTTAGGAGGAACACAGAGCCTTCATACAAACAGTTTCGACGAGGCACTTTCCTTACCGACAGAAGAGTCTGCCTTAATTGCCTTAAGAACACAACAAATTCTTGCCTATGAAACAGGCATTGCCGAAGTAACAGACCCACTTGGAGGCTCTTTTTATGTAGAGGCTTTAACAAGAAAAATTGAAGAAGAAGTTTTTTCTCTTTTGAAAGAAATTGAGGAAAGAGGGGGAGCAGCAGAGTGTGTTGAAAAGGGTCTTTTTCAAAAATGGATTGAGGAAAATGCTTACTTAGAACAAAAAAGTATAGAAGAAAAAAAGAAGATAATAGTTGGCTTAAATGCCTTCAGATCTGAAAAAGATCAAAAAGTTAAGATATTTAAGATTAAAAGTAGGGGGGAAAGAGATGAAATGAGAAGGATAAAAGAGTTTAGGAAAAAGAGAGATAAAAAACTTGTAGAGGAAAAATTAGAGATGTTAAAAGAAAAGGCACAGAGTAAGGAGAATCTCATGGAGGCTATAATAGATTGTGTTAAGGCAAATTGTACGTTAGGAGAAATTTCTTATGAACTTGAAAAGATCTGGAAAAGGGTCTAA
- a CDS encoding aminotransferase class I/II-fold pyridoxal phosphate-dependent enzyme — translation MNQKKFETICVHTKKINYEIRDISTPLHFSSTFYFESAEEGGELFLGTKEGFIYTRLSNPTIKILEETLAELEMGEKALAFSSGMGAISALIFSVLKRGDKVIYSDPVYGGTYSLFKRLEQKELFTFIGIPARDFLKNLRREIDDKTKIIYIETPTNPTLDIIDIEETSKIAKEYNIILAVDNTFATPYHQKPLKLGANVVIHSLTKYLGGHTDLIGGALVGEKKIIDEIEKEERAHIGSCISPFNAWLALRGIKTLAVRMKAHSDNALLLAKFLREHPKVEKVLYPGLEDFEMHEIAKKQMTNGFSGMLSFIHKNGKEGAIKFINSLELCVKAVSLGAVETLIEHPASMTHSSMNEEELLKAGIHPGLVRISVGIEHIEDIIRDIDKALKNS, via the coding sequence ATGAACCAAAAAAAATTTGAAACAATATGTGTTCATACAAAAAAAATAAATTATGAAATTAGGGATATTTCAACACCCTTACATTTTTCATCAACTTTTTACTTTGAGTCAGCTGAAGAAGGAGGTGAGCTTTTTCTTGGTACTAAAGAAGGATTTATCTACACAAGGCTCTCAAACCCTACAATAAAAATTCTTGAGGAAACTCTTGCTGAACTTGAGATGGGTGAGAAAGCTCTTGCCTTCTCTTCTGGTATGGGTGCAATATCAGCTCTAATATTTTCTGTTTTAAAAAGGGGAGACAAAGTAATATACTCAGATCCAGTTTACGGTGGAACCTATTCCCTTTTTAAAAGATTAGAACAAAAGGAACTTTTTACCTTTATAGGTATCCCAGCTAGAGATTTTTTAAAAAATTTAAGAAGGGAGATTGACGATAAAACAAAAATTATATATATAGAAACACCTACAAATCCCACTTTGGACATCATTGACATAGAGGAAACATCAAAAATTGCCAAAGAGTATAACATTATTTTAGCTGTTGACAATACCTTTGCAACACCCTACCATCAAAAACCCTTAAAACTTGGAGCTAATGTCGTAATACACTCTCTCACAAAGTATCTTGGAGGACATACTGATTTAATCGGTGGAGCTCTTGTTGGAGAAAAGAAGATTATAGATGAAATCGAAAAGGAAGAAAGAGCCCATATCGGAAGTTGTATTTCTCCATTTAATGCATGGCTTGCTTTAAGAGGAATAAAAACCCTTGCAGTTAGAATGAAAGCACATTCTGATAATGCTCTTTTACTAGCAAAGTTTTTAAGAGAACACCCTAAAGTGGAAAAGGTACTCTATCCTGGGCTTGAAGACTTTGAAATGCACGAGATAGCTAAAAAACAGATGACTAACGGTTTCTCTGGAATGCTCTCTTTTATTCATAAGAACGGAAAAGAAGGGGCAATAAAGTTTATCAATTCACTTGAACTTTGTGTAAAAGCAGTAAGTCTTGGAGCAGTTGAAACCTTAATAGAACACCCTGCTTCAATGACACACTCTTCAATGAATGAGGAGGAACTTTTAAAAGCTGGTATCCATCCAGGTCTTGTTCGAATTTCAGTAGGCATAGAGCATATTGAGGATATAATTAGAGATATAGATAAGGCTTTAAAAAATTCTTGA